The sequence below is a genomic window from Pseudomonadota bacterium.
CTGCGGATCGGCCGCTATCGCATGCGCCTCGGACGATTCGCCTCGAAGTTGGTGACCGATGCGGGCAAAGGCTGCGCTGCGTGACGGAATCTGATAAGCCGCACCGAGTGGGCGCTCGGTCACTTCACTCCCGGCCCGATTCGCGGAGCGGGCGAAGCCCAGCCGCCTTCGGCGTTTGGTTGCTGGGCGCGTACCTGCTCGCGGGGGCAGGCTGCGATCGTGCCGGTTCTGATTCCCGCGACCCTGCGCCGCCGCCACCCGTCGCAGCTTCTGCGCCGCCGCCACCGCCGGTCCCGACTCCTCCTTCCGTGCCTGCAGCGCCGCCCCCGTTGCCCGCTGAGCAACGCCTAGCGGCCACGGCCGGCGTGAGGCACCCCGCGCTGGCTGCGCTCTTGGTGGAACACTGGGACTGGAAACTGCGCGAAGCGCCTGTTTGGGCCACGACGCTGGGCGACCACCGGTTCGACGAGGAACTGCGTAAGCACGCGCTTCGCGATATCGAGCGCCGGCGGCGTGACCGCCGCAGATTCTTGGCCGGCGCGAAGCCGCTGTGGGAGCAGCTCGCCGAGGGCAGCAGCGATCGCACGACGCTCGCGCTTCTGATCGAGCTGCTGCAAAAGGAGGTACGGGCCGAGGTCTGCCAGGCCCATCGTTGGACCGTGTCGGCGTTCGACAACCCTTTGAAGCGCTTCGGCATGCTGTCGGAGCAACACAAGCTGACGAGCTTTGAGCGCGCCGCGACCCTGCTAGCGCGCTACCGCAAGATTCCCACGTCGATCGAAAGCACGATCGCCAACCTGCGCGACGGCCTGAATGATGGACTGGTGGCGAACGCCGAGTCGGTCGCTCGTACGATCAAGATGTTCGACGCTGAGCTGAACAAGCCGCTTGCCGAGTGGGCGTTGCTCGCGCCTCTCAAGAGGCTTGACACATTGACGTCGTGGGACGCGCAGGAGCGCGCGCGCTGGGCCGAGCACTTGCAGCAGGTGGTGCGCGACGAGATTCGCCCGGCGCTGGAGCGCTATCGCAAGATGCTCAGCGAGGAAGTGACTCCCGAGGCACGTCCGCGAGGTAAGGCCGGTGTCGGGGCGCTACCGCAGGGTGCCGACTGCTATCGCGCGAGGATCCACAGCTACACGGACTTGTCGAGGACTGCTGAGGAGCTCCATCGGCTGGGCAAGAAGGAGAACGCGCGCATCGGCAAGGCGATGAGGCGGCTCGGTGCGAAGCTGTTTCGAACGCGTTCGCTCAAACGCATCCTCGAGCGCCTACGGA
It includes:
- a CDS encoding DUF885 domain-containing protein; translated protein: MPAEQRLAATAGVRHPALAALLVEHWDWKLREAPVWATTLGDHRFDEELRKHALRDIERRRRDRRRFLAGAKPLWEQLAEGSSDRTTLALLIELLQKEVRAEVCQAHRWTVSAFDNPLKRFGMLSEQHKLTSFERAATLLARYRKIPTSIESTIANLRDGLNDGLVANAESVARTIKMFDAELNKPLAEWALLAPLKRLDTLTSWDAQERARWAEHLQQVVRDEIRPALERYRKMLSEEVTPEARPRGKAGVGALPQGADCYRARIHSYTDLSRTAEELHRLGKKENARIGKAMRRLGAKLFRTRSLKRILERLRTDKELYFKEPEDIVAAARSALARANGALPRYFGLLPKTPCEVRPVPAYEAPYSTIAYYQPPHLDGSKPGEYFINTYKPEVRPRFEMQVLAYHEAVPGHHLQIALGQELGQLPAFRRLLGSTAFVEGWALYTERLADEMGLYSGDLDRMGQLSYAAWRASRLVVDTGLHAMGWTRARAERYMYEHTALTESNISNEVDRYLAWPGQALAYKVGELEIMALRKQARRSLGGRFDIKAFHDVVLGGGAVSLGVLRSQVERWIAGERAKAGVRGRVRSAASRSESKPR